The Spinacia oleracea cultivar Varoflay chromosome 2, BTI_SOV_V1, whole genome shotgun sequence DNA segment aatcgtATAGAATAGGAATATAGGATTTTCAACTAGTTTTGTTTTCAGTAGCAATCAGACCCAAATATGAGAGTCTAAGTTCCTTTAACCAGACAAACTGAACATATAGTTATGCCTTGGCTTAGTTGGTTTTGatgcttttcttttttcttttgctctGTTTTGTTGTATGCCGTGGATTAGGTGActtagggggtgtttggttagcTATGGGTGGGATGGAAAAGGCAGATTGTGATCGGTGACGATGGTATGTTATTAACTGAGGGTGGGCTGTAAAGAAATTTCAAACACTATTGTTAtaccattaaaaaaaaagttttatgCAAGAATTACTCTGTTAAGAGATTAAACGAAGGTTTGCCATGAGATTAATGTTGTCCCTGTGTGGTTATGATCAACTTTTTAAATTGTTATATCACTACTAAATTAGGAAATAACCCCctcaaaagaaacaaaaaaaactctGGAAATAGGCCTAGAAATTTTAGCAATCAAGCGCGTGCAATCTGAACTGGAGTCTCATTGTTAAATAATAATGGAATATTTGATCAGTTTAACGATAAAATTCATTTACTTGAGGCAGAATACTAATACAAAGTACGTCATAAGATTTATTAgtgtaatttaattaattatcagGGATAGAAATAACCATTGGACACCCATTATGGTGAGCAAACCACTATTGCATTTCATTGATGTGAAATAAACACCAATAGGCAAATATCTTCAACAACTAAAAACAACCTATCTTATTCTAACTATCAGAATAAATATGAAATCATGTAAGATACTAAGATGATatagaatataatttttttttacaaagatATAGAATGAGGATGATATAGAAATTAATTAGGGTAGTAGAAGGATGATTAGTGGAGTAtgttcaacaaaaaaaaatgagcaACATACGAATATACGATGCCATGGTGGATGATAGGCAATAAATCTGATTGTTTAGGTCAAAATGCATCTCCATTCTCCAGCAAAATCCCTTCTCTTGTAAGATCAAGAAATCTGATTTAACGAAGATAGTGTTAGCATAATGAATTAATACATTATACAAAAGTTTtaaaagaaggaaataaattaTAGGAGGGAGTTTGATGAGTTTCCTTTTTCAAACATACAGAGGAACTAAACTACTTGTAACATGATGCTCAAGCGGAAGACTATAACATTGATGGTGATTAAAGGATGATGATGTTGGCGTTGGGCTTCATTGTTGGTTGGCGATCGTCATTTTTGCCTCGAATGAAAATAACAGCATACAATGGATAATTTAAGTTAGATTTATTTCATTAGAAATTTTGATTGAGCAAGATATCAATATAAAGCATAGAAGATTAGAACAAATTGCAAAAATGACGTACTTAATAGATGATAGATgcaaaaaatctgaaaatgtaGTGGattaaggttttttttttttcctcttgaTGGGGTGGTTTTTAGGATCCCGTAGGATTAGGGGTATGGTGGTGGAGGTTAATTTATCAATTTTATGGAATGAGAAAGCTTGGTTGATTTGGAGCATTGTGGTGAAAAATGACATTCTTATTATTATATAGGATAGGATATGTCAATAAAGTTTGTGactaaaaaccctaatttccctgaatcttttttttcattattatttattatgatcccaaatatttgtttgtttatgtgTGGACCTAAACGATATAATGGTTATGTACTTATGTGTAGACCTAGAGATGAATCTCGATCGTGATTGGATGTACAAGAGACTTGATAGTGATAATTATCTTAGGGAAACGTTTGTTGAAGGGGTTAAAGAGTTTATAATGTATGCTTGTGAGCAAGAATATTACAAACAATCTAAACTGATGAAATGTCCATGCATCAAATGCAAGTTAGTGCCATATAAGGATGTCGATACTGTTAGGATTCATTTGTACATGCATGGATTTCGTCCGAATTATTATTGTTGGAGTTGTCATGGAGAAGAATACTCTGAGGGCACGAGAGAAGGTGTTGAGTCAAGCTCTAGTGGATTGGATTCGAATCCTTATACAGACATGATAATGGATGCATTTGGCCCTCAATTTGAAGGTTTAAATGAAGAGAGCTTCCAGAATTTAGAAGAAGAGCCACATCCAGAAGCAAAAATGTTTTTTGATATGCTACTAAATGCTCAGAAGCCTCTCTATGATGGGTGCAAAGAATCTTTATTGTCGGTAGCATCGAGGGTTACAAATTTGAAGTGCGAGTATAACATTCCTCATCGAGCCGTGGATGGTTTCACATCATTAATGAGAGACATATGTCCCGACAAAAGTAATATGACAGACACTTTTCGTGCCACAAAAAAATTGCTCAAGGGTCTTGAACTTCCGCATCAAAAGATTGACGTATGCCCTAATGGGTGTTTTTTGTTCTGGAAGGACCAATCACATCTTCAAAAGTGTCCTGTATGCAACGAAGATCGATACAAGAAAAGAGCTAAAGGGAAGCGTGTCGCAAAGAAGCAACTGATATACTTCCCTGTCACACCAAGGTTACAAAGGTTGTATGCTGTTAAGGCCACCGCCACAGAAATGAGATGGCATGTAGAGAATCCACGAGAAGAGGGTATTATGGCTCACCCTTGTGATGGAGAAGCATGGAAGCATTTCGATAACACCTATAAAGAGTTCGCCGCCGAACCTCGCAATGTTCGTCTTGGGTTGTGTACGGATGGTTTTTCCCCGTTTGGCAATTCAGGGAAAAGTTACTCATGTTGGCCTGTTATTCTTACACCTTATAACTTGCCACCGGGTTTGTGTATGAAAAGACCTTTTCTATTCTTGAGCTTGATTATCCCAGGCCCAAAGAGTCCTAAAGGAAAGCTTGACGTATACTTACAACCTCTAGTGGAGGAGTTGAAACAGTTGTGGAATGTTGGAGCTATGACTTATGACGTGTCAAAGAAGCAAAATTTTAACATGAAGGCAGCTCTATTGTGGACTGTGAGTGACTTTCCAGCTTACGGTATGCTATCCGGGTGGAGTACTGCTGGGAGGTTGGCATGTCCTTATTGCATGGAGAATACAAAGTCTTTCACTTTGAAACATGGTCATAAGCAAACATGGTTTGATTGCCATCGTCAATTTCTACCTGAAGATCATGTTTTTCGAAAGAACAAAAGTGGTTTCACCAAAAATAAGGCAGAATACTCCCCACCCCCACCAAGGTTGAGTGGTGATGAACTGTGGGAGCGTGTGTCACACTTGCCAAAAACAATTGATCATTGTGAGTTAGCTCGAGATAAAACACATAATTGGATGAAGCAAAGCATTTTTTGGGAACTTCCTTATTGGCGAAAGCTTTTGGTTCGGCATAACTTAGATGTGATGCATGTCGAGAAAAACTTTTTTGATCAATTAATCCATACAGTTATGAATGTTAAGGGGAAAACTAAGGATAATAAAGAAGCTAGGAAAGATTTGGCTCTACATTGCAAACGACGACGACTACATCTGCACGATGATAGTGGTGCTAGTAGTAGTAAAACGGGAGATAAGATGCCTGATGCTTCTTTTACACTTAGCAAGGAGAAAAGGAAAGCTTTATGTGAGTGGATCAAGAAATTGAAATTCCCTGATGGATATGCATCCAACCTAAGCAGATGTGTAGATTTAAATGAGGGAAAATTATTTGGCATGAAAAGCCATGATTGCCACGTGTTCATGGAGAGGTTGCTTCCAGTTGCATTGAAAGAATTGCTTCCCGTCATTGTGTGGAAGACAATTACTGAAATAAGCCAGTTCTTTAGGGATATAAGCTCATCACTGTTGAAAGTGGAGGATGTGGATATGTTGGAGAAAAATATTCCAGAGATCATTTGCAAACTAGAGAGAATTTTCCCACCCTCGTTCTTCAATGTTATGGAACATTTGCCTGTTCACTTGCCGTATGAGACAAAAGTCGGAGGACCCGTCCAGTATAGGTGGATGTATCCATTTGAAAGGTAAATTATAACTTTCTCGATCACCTATTCTAAAAAACTctataattataattttcaaattattaatcatACGTTTTCGGTTTACAATTACTACAGGTTCCTCCAtcatttaaaaagaaaaattggTAACAAAGCTCGAGTGGAAGGTTCTATTTGCAATGCATATCTTACGGAGGAGATATCTAACTTTTGCACCCATTATTTTGAGCCAAACATTGACACAAAGGCTAACGACATGTGTCGAAATGTATATGAAGGTGATGAAGGGCAAGTGGATGTAAATGTTCCTGAGTTGTTCTCTTGCAATACAGGACACACCTCTAAAAAGGGAACTAAAAGCTTTTTGGTTGATGTTGACTATCGTGCGGCCCATGGCTACATCCTTTCAAATTGTGAGCTATTACAAGATTATGAAAGGTAACCACCATTATAACTCACTTAAGAACTCACTTGAAAGAGAAATTCCTTCTTAATACCTTAAAAGTTAAAGTAATTATTCTTTCAAGcaggttgtttgaagaggaaatGGTTAAACAAAATCCACGTGTTAGTGTTAATGATGTGTGGAGGAAGTTTGAGCATAAATTCCAAGAATGGTTCAAGCAATATGTAAGCAGAATCTTATAAATCAtggtattttttaattttttttaatttttagttaaCTCCACAAATTGAAACGTACTTAATATTTTGGTAGGTTTTGAGTTCTGATAATGAGAAAGGAATAATTAGGACTCTTGCTATTGGTCCATCAAGAGCTGTTCAGAAATATAAGCATTATTATGTCAACGGCTATAATTTTCATACTTATGAATATGGGAAGGATAAGTCTACTATGAATTATGGAGTTTGTGTGAAGAGTTTGGAGGAGGTGAGCTATTATGGAATACTTGAGGAGGTGATTGAGTTGATGTATGTGGGGCCAACACAATGTTATAAAGCCATGTTGTTTAAGTGTTCCTGGTTTGACTCGGGAAATGGTACAAATGTGCATCCGCAATATAAGCTTGTCGAGGTTAACCATACAAAGAAGTATCCTAGATATGACCCTTTTGTGTTAGCCTATCAAGCAGAACAAGTATATTTTGCACCATACCCGAGCTTAAAAAGGGATCGAGATCAATGGTGGGCCGTGTTTCAAATGAAGGCTAGATCAATAGTTGATGCTCCTTTGGACCCATTAGCATTTCAGGAGGAGCGAAATGAGAACCCACCACAATTATCTGAGCTAAATGAGGATGATTTTGTCCATGCTCACACGAATGAAGATGAAATGGAAGGTGTGAGTGAAGAGGATGAAGACTTGGATGATAATATTGAAGAGGAAGAGGATGAAGACTTGAATGATAATATTGAAGAGGAAGAGGAGTTCAGTTCCGAAATGTCcatagatgatgaagaagatggATATGAAAGTGATTTAAGCACTACAAGTGGTGATGTGGATTCATAGTGATAGTTGATTTGATTAAAACGTGATTGCTTATATGAGTTTTTGGATAATGTGAAGCTTGGCTAATTATAATCTATTTCATTTACTTTTGTAGTTTCGATAATTGAATCTTATTTATTTGTTATGTCCTTTAGCTATATATTTTTGAAAGTTTTTTTAAGTAGTTAGTTAGATGCcactaattataataattatatcaATATGTATTTAGTCATCTTTGGTTTTAGTAGATATGTCTGCAGGAAGAGGTCGTTTCAGGCTTAGAGGAACATCTAGCCAGAGAGCCGACGAGCCTAATGATGAGCCTAATGATGAGCCTAATGATGAGCCTAATGACGAGAATCCAGAGCTACATATGGAAGAGCAAGAAAATCATGATATCCCAAATGACACTCTTCCTACACTCGATCCTGATGCATTATGGTTTTATCAACTTGCATTGCTTTTACCATTTATCTAAAATtctttaaatttatgatttctcTAACTTATAATTATCACTTGCAAATAGGTTTGATCATTACTCTGTTTCAAGTACCATCACAAAAGTCATACAAAGCTTCTATGATGAACCATACACATGCTGGACCAACGCAAAAAAACATGCTAAAGACTACTGGTGGTTTTCATTTCAGGTACTCCCCTCCCCTCCCCTCCCTTCCCCTTCCCTCCTCCTACACCAGCAACACTGTTAGCACCTTCATGTCTGTATCGGCAGCACAACAAGCATCAGTCATCATCTGCATTAGTCTATTTATCAGTTTATGTACTAATGTAGTCTATTTATCAGCATCTGCATTAGTCTATTTATCAGTCATCATCTAGTTTAGATTCTTCATTAGTCCTAACTTAAGCTTTAATCTAGTCCTGCTATCATAGTGATAGCAGGCCATTCTTAGTTCCACTAAACTATAGTAATTCAACAAATAAGGGCTTTCTTTGGCTATCTTGTTATGTGATTGGTCTGATGGCCAGGTTCTTGCTCTCCAAACACCTGTCCAACGTAGAGGGATTACTCAACTAGCTATAGATGATTCTCTTGTTTTAGCTAGCAGATTCGAAAATTTTCCTTCATGTTTTGTTTCAGGGAAAGTAATGAAGTATTTGAGAAGTACCATATTCCATATCCCCCCTCTTGTAATTCTGTTGTGTTTAATTTAGGTTTTGAATGTGTTCACTACACTATTGAATCGTGACTCTGTAACGAGTGTATTGTAGTTGTAGATATTGGTAAAATCGTACAAAATAAGATGACATTCATGCTGTCATAATATTGCATTCAGAGCTGTCATAATACTGCATTCAGAGCTGTCTTAATATTGCTGTCATAAAAGATCATAGAAGTCTTTCATCCAGGCTAAGAAAATTTCTAGCATTCTAGTTCGTAAGGATACTAGATGATTATTGTTGTTCACTGCTAATTATCAGTACATGCTTAGTGtcaattatcaaaaaaaagaaggaaaaaaacaCAATGTTCTGTTTAGAAAATAATATTGGCAGGCATATGAACAAGTAAATTGTGAAAGAAACAATATATAGACAGATATACTCACCGAAATTTCAAGATCCTTAACGTGAGGACAACTCTGAATGATCAAGATCAGCATCTGCATTAATCTTTAgtcaattttattatttcttattcTGAGCTAGTGATCGATTTTCTGAGGGATTCTCATGGGTAGGCAGGAAGATAAATGAACTTGGCTTCTTTTTTCAGTTTCTTGTTTGAACTATGACATGTTGTAAATCAGTTGAGAATGAGATTCATATGTCAGAGTAGCAAAATTGAACAAATAAGTCCAGTTCAGGAATCTCTACAAGATACGAGTCTCGCTCAGATTTATATGGTTTAGATAAGTTCTTTAGCTCTTCTACTCTATAATGTAGCATTAGTGTATTTGCGTGTGTTTTAGCACTCTTCTTCTTTACTAGACTCACTCATAATCTCTCTTGCAATTACAGGATTATATCTTAAACTACTTCTGTACATTGAAATCTGTATAAATATATATCTTATTTGCAGCAAAGTTACACGTGGGATAAGAAACACGCATCATCAGTTGAAGTTAATTTTAGGAAGAAAGCTGCAATATCTCTTAAAGGCATGGCCTCTAGGGCCGGCAAGGCAAAAAACAACACAATTATACCTTGGTTGTCTGCAGAAGTTAGGAGTGAGCTTAAAATTCTTCGAGAATCAGACGATTTTAAGAAGAAATCACAACAATCTATTCTAAATAGGTTGGAGGGAGAAAAGAAAGGTATAAAACATAGTCAGGGATCAGTCTCAGCAACTGAGATAGCTAAACGAGAGGTATATAATATATATGTCATTATTGTAAGTTcccaaatttttttaattttattttcgagTGTCTAATTAAATTTTATGCACATGTAAATATAATGTATAGATGAAAAAGAATGGAAAGATCCTTTCTGCTCCTGATCTGTACTTGAAAAATCATACAAAAAAGGACAATACTATGACAAGTGAGGCGGCACAAAATATATGGGTATGTGTTTCTTTCATACTTTTTTAATTCATAGTATTGAAAGTTTGTTGTTTGGTATTGGTTCAAGTATGAAGATCAATGCCTCTTTTGAACACTCTACAAAAATGTATAACCAGCCATTCTCTTGTAGCGTTAATAACCTGGTAAATACATTTACTTAGCACTGTACACCTGGTCGATGTGAAAataaaatactccgtatatattacTTGTATACAATAAGTTTCTGTACTCTTGTGTGGCTAAATGTTACTAGCAGACTTCTTATAAGAACTTTTCATCTTTAGTTCTAGCGgatttcttattttgttttcGTTGTTTGAATGATATAAATGTATGAATTTACGTATAACTCTTGGGCTTATCTTCTAATAATGTCACTTGTACAACATTCTTGTGGCAGAATAATTTTCAATCCAAGAAAGCTGCAGCACAAGCAAGTGGCTCGACTAAGGGAGATgatgaaatattttatgaaGCGGTTGGTGGATATTCAAAGAAAGGAACTTTTTTTGGATTAGGAAATAGTGCTGGAAACTATTTCACAAGGCCAGGAAAATCAATTACCAATGATATATCAACACCTTCATCGAGCATTGTCTCTCAACTCAAAGGTCAACTTGAATCTACAACTAGTGAGCTCACTGAAACAAACCAAAAACTCTCAGATGCTTTAAACAAGATAGAAGTGCTTGAAAAAGATGAGAAGAGGAACAAGGAAATGATCTTGGAGCTTCAAaagaaattctctgaattttcACAATCTCAAGCTTAGATTATTTCATTTCTGAATAGACTATATTTAGCACCTTCATGTGTTAGGAACTATGTTTTGGTTTTCGTCCTATGCggtatttatttatgttttggatATGGTTACTTTTAGTTGTGAACATGTTGAGAAACTTTGAGTTATTGAATTATTAATTGCGTGTTGAAGAAGCAGGCAGccttgtttgttttgtttgagcTGCTGTCCAGCTATTCTGTTGCATTTTGTAGGTTGAAGTTGGTCTGGTGGTAGTGCTCCTGTTTTGCAGTTGTTGTTATGATGTTCTGCAGGTTTCTGTTTTGCAGTTGGTGTTAATATGTTCTGCAGGTTCTGACATTCTGGTATGCTTCTATACAACCTTGGTTGTATCAGTGTGTATCACCATTGGTTGGTTTTGTGTTGACTCATTAGCTTGTTTGATGGTGTTTTACATATATTCTTTTGGGCTTGTAACAGGGGGAAGAAAAAGATGTCAAATTCAATCACGTCATCTGCGATTTACATGGATGATACAGAGGTAAGATATGGAACATATCTTTGATTTAATATCtcaatattttcttttatttgttaCAACGGAAGGAGTGTTTTTTCTTGATTAATTATCATCATGTCACAAAGAAACTATGGAAATAGCCAAGGTCCAATTCTTGAGTGATATATATTGATGAGCTTTGTACTTAAAAATTTAGTAtctgattttatttaaatttacctATTTTATTAGTTAGTTAGTGAGTTCGTGAGTTAGAAATATAGGATTTTGTTTTGATCTGGATTTTTCAAGTAATAGCCATTGATCTGGAAGCATTGATCTGCATAATCTTCACTCATGTTCTTCAACTGGTTGTTGTCTGATAAAGCGTAGTTTGAATATTTGTTGTGGTATAAGTTGAAATTTTAATGTCCTCTTGTTTAGGCTCTTTGTAGTAGCCTATGTttaacattttaaaattttgatatgAATTCATTACCGACACTTGGTAGCAAATATGGTAGTTTCCCCTACTTGAGACTTGAGATATACATGTAATTCATTTGGGGCTGTAAAGCCATATCATGTGGTATAAGTCATTTTATTGCtgtaaagtcataaaatattatatCAGTCATTTTATTGTTGTAAAGCCATATTATACAATCCTTGGCAAACTATCTTGTAAAGCCATTCATTTTGTTGCTTTCAACTCCGTGCAGCTTTGGCTTTAGCTGCTGCTCCTGCTGCCTCTCTGATTGACACCGTTTTTATTGGCCACATTGGTATGCCGCACCTTTCTTTTCCTTGtattctctttctctttaactATTTACTGCAACATTAATTGCTAATGCATCATACTTTAAACTATACGGAAACCTTTCGATCAATCATACAAATGTTTGGCTCGTTTATTGTGTGTGTAGGCGCGGTGGAACTTGCAGCAGTTGGAGTTTCCATATCTATATTCAACCAAGCATCAAAAATTACTATATACCCACTTGTTAGCATTACAACTTCTTTTGTTGCCGAGGAGGAGACAGTGAGTAAAATGAACGCAGAAGTCAAAGATGCTGAAAATCAACATCAGCAGGAATCTGCTGAAACTGGTAACTCTAAAGAGATGATGTCTCAAGATGATGTACTTGGGAAACTAGAGGAGGGTTCTATCACAAATATTAAGAAAGATGACTCTCTTCTCAGAGAAGGTCCTTGCTACATCAGATATTTAACATTTTATCTTCTACAAACTTTTTTTAACATAATCTTTCC contains these protein-coding regions:
- the LOC130467446 gene encoding uncharacterized protein, whose amino-acid sequence is MVMYLCVDLEMNLDRDWMYKRLDSDNYLRETFVEGVKEFIMYACEQEYYKQSKLMKCPCIKCKLVPYKDVDTVRIHLYMHGFRPNYYCWSCHGEEYSEGTREGVESSSSGLDSNPYTDMIMDAFGPQFEGLNEESFQNLEEEPHPEAKMFFDMLLNAQKPLYDGCKESLLSVASRVTNLKCEYNIPHRAVDGFTSLMRDICPDKSNMTDTFRATKKLLKGLELPHQKIDVCPNGCFLFWKDQSHLQKCPVCNEDRYKKRAKGKRVAKKQLIYFPVTPRLQRLYAVKATATEMRWHVENPREEGIMAHPCDGEAWKHFDNTYKEFAAEPRNVRLGLCTDGFSPFGNSGKSYSCWPVILTPYNLPPGLCMKRPFLFLSLIIPGPKSPKGKLDVYLQPLVEELKQLWNVGAMTYDVSKKQNFNMKAALLWTVSDFPAYGMLSGWSTAGRLACPYCMENTKSFTLKHGHKQTWFDCHRQFLPEDHVFRKNKSGFTKNKAEYSPPPPRLSGDELWERVSHLPKTIDHCELARDKTHNWMKQSIFWELPYWRKLLVRHNLDVMHVEKNFFDQLIHTVMNVKGKTKDNKEARKDLALHCKRRRLHLHDDSGASSSKTGDKMPDASFTLSKEKRKALCEWIKKLKFPDGYASNLSRCVDLNEGKLFGMKSHDCHVFMERLLPVALKELLPVIVWKTITEISQFFRDISSSLLKVEDVDMLEKNIPEIICKLERIFPPSFFNVMEHLPVHLPYETKVGGPVQYRWMYPFERFLHHLKRKIGNKARVEGSICNAYLTEEISNFCTHYFEPNIDTKANDMCRNVYEGDEGQVDVNVPELFSCNTGHTSKKGTKSFLVDVDYRAAHGYILSNCELLQDYERLFEEEMVKQNPRVSVNDVWRKFEHKFQEWFKQYVLSSDNEKGIIRTLAIGPSRAVQKYKHYYVNGYNFHTYEYGKDKSTMNYGVCVKSLEEVSYYGILEEVIELMYVGPTQCYKAMLFKCSWFDSGNGTNVHPQYKLVEVNHTKKYPRYDPFVLAYQAEQVYFAPYPSLKRDRDQWWAVFQMKARSIVDAPLDPLAFQEERNENPPQLSELNEDDFVHAHTNEDEMEGVSEEDEDLDDNIEEEEDEDLNDNIEEEEEFSSEMSIDDEEDGYESDLSTTSGDVDS